The following are encoded in a window of Ogataea parapolymorpha DL-1 chromosome VII, whole genome shotgun sequence genomic DNA:
- a CDS encoding Ubiquitin-conjugating enzyme E2 7: protein MAPKISTAQRRLLKEFQELLKSPTDGIVAGPITEDNLFRWRCILEGPPGTVYENGVFEAEMDFPADYPLSPPKMKFTSEILHPNIYKDGTVCISILHPPGDDPLQYESADERWGPLQSVEKILLSVCSMLAEPNPNSPANIDAAKLWRENRDKFDEIVRAQVLKSLD from the coding sequence ATGGCACCCAAGATCTCCACAGCACAGCGCCGTCTGTTGAAGGAATTCCAAGAGCTTCTGAAATCCCCGACCGATGGCATTGTTGCAGGCCCCATTACGGAAGACAACCTTTTCAGATGGCGCTGTATTTTGGAAGGTCCTCCCGGTACAGTTTATGAAAACGGTGTGTTCGAAGCGGAGATGGATTTCCCGGCAGATTATCCCCTGTCCCCGCCCAAGATGAAGTTCACATCCGAGATCCTTCACCCAAACATCTATAAAGACGGCACCGTGTGCATCAGCATCTTGCATCCGCCAGGAGACGACCCACTACAGTACGAGTCGGCAGACGAGAGGTGGGGCCCTTTGCAAAGCGTGGAGAAGATCCTCCTTAGTGTGTGCTCGATGCTGGCTGAACCGAACCCAAATTCTCCCGCCAACATCGACGCTGCAAAGCTTTGGCGTGAGAACCGCGACAAGTTCGATGAGATTGTTCGGGCCCAGGTGCTTAAATCTCTGGACTAA
- a CDS encoding Na(+)/H(+) antiporter — protein MWYQLEPTQAHIAYVLIGAVSVIFSLVSLVFKEQLFIGEAIVGTFFGSIVGPHVLNWFNPSRWTNNVDNLTFELSRLILVIQLFATGAELPPKYMWKHVRSLNLVLFGAMIYGWLILSLFVWLIFRSVGLNFSDSLLVGSTFVATDPVLAAAIVGKSKFAERIRADVRNLIQAESGSNDGLAFPFVTLSINLILNRPDNIHAGKIVKDWILVGILYQCAFGVLFGIVIGSLGRYSYLFTRRQRWIDNESSLVFYVGLSLIITGLASILGCDDLLASFAAGCAYSWGGQIDFELQPSGDEHTDSEPLRFSSVVDLLLNTAYFVYVGSILPWNEFSPYAGKLVALGVVFVFLSRIPAMLLLQYITPDIRDWKDALFIGHFGPRGVGSIFCCLLAKHLLETRSPDPSSHETLLKVLWPISTFIVVISVVVHGFSICCFTVYSTAVKVRIERQITPESMESVEPTDKPEPSTRRRMSKLRVVQPNTDDPEFPKYAYVSRTKVILVNHHGDVIKEFENKHGSVGVTSQLAAFREGNQIVIEGNGSEIKRYDLESIA, from the coding sequence ATGTGGTATCAACTAGAACCTACACAAGCACACATTGCATATGTTTTGATTGGAGCGGTTTCtgtaattttttctctggtCTCCCTTGTGTTCAAAGAACAGCTTTTTATTGGGGAAGCTATCGTGGGGACTTTCTTTGGCTCTATCGTTGGTCCCCATGTCCTAAACTGGTTTAATCCATCACGCTGGACCAATAATGTGGACAATCTCACTTTCGAGCTCTCTAGACTGATACTGGTCATCCAGTTGTTTGCTACCGGAGCAGAGCTTCCTCCCAAATATATGTGGAAACATGTTAGATCGCTCAATTTAGTCCTCTTCGGGGCCATGATTTATGGCTGGCTGATACTTTCGCTCTTTGTGTGGCTGATCTTCCGGAGTGTCGGCCTCAACTTTAGCGATTCTTTGCTGGTGGGATCCACGTTTGTTGCGACTGATCCTGTCCTAGCAGCGGCGATAGTTGGCAAGAGCAAGTTTGCAGAACGAATCCGTGCTGACGTAAGAAATCTGATCCAGGCCGAGTCCGGGTCGAATGACGGTCTTGCATTCCCCTTCGTGACCCTTTCGATAAACCTGATTCTTAACAGGCCAGACAATATTCATGCCGGAAAAATTGTGAAGGACTGGATTCTCGTGGGCATTTTGTACCAGTGCGCATTTGGAGTATTATTTGGTATTGTTATTGGGAGCTTGGGCAGATATTCTTATCTTTTCACTCGCAGACAGCGTTGGATTGACAATGAGTCGTCGTTGGTATTCTACGTTGGCCTGTCGCTGATAATTACCGGACTGGCGTCAATCTTGGGCTGCGACGACTTGCTAGCTTCTTTCGCTGCCGGATGCGCTTATAGTTGGGGTGGGCAAATAGATTTTGAACTACAGCCCAGTGGCGATGAACATACAGATTCGGAGCCTTTGCGTTTTTCGAGCGTTGTTGATTTGCTTCTCAATACTGCATACTTCGTTTACGTGGGCTCAATTCTTCCATGGAATGAGTTTTCTCCGTATGCCGGTAAATTGGTGGCCCTGGGCGTTGTTTTCGTGTTTCTTTCCAGAATTCCAGCAATGCTTCTTCTGCAGTACATTACTCCAGACATCCGTGATTGGAAAGATGCACTCTTTATTGGCCATTTTGGGCCTCGGGGTGTCGGCTCTATTTTCTGCTGCCTTTTGGCCAAGCACCTGCTTGAAACCCGGTCTCCCGACCCTTCTTCACATGAAACTCTTCTCAAAGTCCTGTGGCCAATATCGACGTTTATTGTTGTGATTTCGGTTGTCGTCCATGGCTTTTCAATCTGCTGCTTCACCGTCTACTCCACGGCAGTAAAAGTCCGAATTGAACGACAAATTACTCCAGAATCTATGGAATCTGTTGAGCCTACTGACAAGCCCGAACCATctactcgtcgtcgaatGTCTAAGCTGCGGGTTGTGCAACCAAACACTGATGACCCAGAGTTTCCAAAATACGCTTACGTCAGTCGTACCAAAGTGATTCTGGTGAACCATCATGGCGATGtcatcaaggagtttgaaaataaaCATGGATCAGTTGGTGTGACTTCACAGCTTGCGGCTTTCAGAGAGGGTAACCAGATAGTCATCGAGGGCAATGGCTCCGAAATCAAACGCTATGATCTGGAGTCAATAGCCTGA
- a CDS encoding Pre-mRNA-processing protein 45: protein MSLDETTLRTKEAVHKILEAKLNGTKSSKEKSPTFVKYTPTSVFDEGENKQRIIKIKDKELDPTLPSNLRIRKTPQGSDEAPVPVMHEETTVKLTKEDQRKWYIPPAVSNWKNTKGFTIDIDKRLAAVGETHSTEMSDKFGDLSDALKDASEQAKKELKLRAKLKNQLEQQKVLENQEKLRAVAQEARASKRSKWADDEPEEVSKIASRREQARAERRRRAELELRRSKMGTETKVKVLASEDGREISERVALGVASRQQEANNPQNLYDARLYLKGAASNVRHSDDQLYDRPLFEAQDAINDIYRARSGAEFQGDLDRPALGHQKGQSTTGPIEFERDVSGQHTEDEHGLKKRRVE, encoded by the coding sequence ATGTCACTTGATGAGACCACGCTCCGGACCAAGGAGGCGGTTCATAAGATCCTCGAGGCCAAGCTGAACGGTACAAAATCATCTAAAGAAAAGTCACCCACTTTCGTGAAGTACACCCCAACGTCCGTATTTGATGAAGGTGAGAACAAGCAACGAATaatcaaaatcaaagacaaggagctcgacCCCACATTGCCATCTAACCTGCGTATTCGCAAGACCCCTCAAGGTTCTGATGAAGCCCCTGTGCCTGTAATGCACGAAGAAACGACGGTGAAGCTCACAAAGGAGGATCAACGCAAGTGGTATATCCCCCCAGCTGtgtccaattggaaaaacaCCAAAGGATTTACAATAGATATCGACAAGCGTTTAGCGGCAGTGGGTGAGACTCATTCCACCGAAATGAGCGATAAGTTCGGTGACTTGAGTGATGCTTTGAAGGATGCAAGTGAACAAGCAAAGAAAGAGTTGAAGCTTCGTgccaagctgaagaacCAGCTAGAACAGCAAAAAGTGCTGGAGAACCAGGAAAAACTACGCGCGGTGGCTCAGGAGGCACGGGCGTCAAAACGCAGCAAGTGggcagacgacgagccTGAAGAAGTTAGCAAAATTGCCAGCAGGCGGGAGCAAGCTCGAGCAGAGAGGAGAAGGCGCGCCGAACTGGAATTGCGGAGATCAAAAATGGGTACCGAGACGAAGGTTAAAGTGCTGGCTTCAGAAGATGGCCGTGAGATTAGCGAGCGCGTTGCTTTGGGTGTGGCTTCGAGACAGCAAGAGGCTAATAATCCTCAGAACTTATATGACGCAAGGCTTTATCTGAAGGGGGCAGCCAGCAACGTTCGTCACAGTGATGATCAGCTATATGATAGGCCATTATTTGAAGCTCAAGATGCCATCAACGATATTTACAGAGCGCGCAGCGGAGCAGAGTTCCAGGGTGATTTGGACAGGCCCGCGCTTGGGCATCAAAAAGGCCAATCCACCACTGGACCCATTGAATTCGAAAGGGATGTTTCTGGACAGCATACGGAAGACGAACACGGGTTGAAAAAGCGACGGGTTGAGTAG
- a CDS encoding TATA-binding protein-associated factor MOT1 — protein sequence MSRLERLVVLLETGSTQFIRNTAADQLSDLAKQHPEETLNLLSRVYPFLKSKKWETRVAASRAFGGIISHAPLWDPNAEADVKTEEDYEAIKKEEEELDLQKMVETTENCFLSFDEWNLLEILQAKRVLLATSGAEFVNNDAEPAPKKVKTEFTAKLGIDEISEESTPQEEPLDTPKKEELDTIEQAPAAKSQQSARMRAMAKRKAKFAKTGSSKSTPVDLSQSSVSRRLAKDGSVKEESDDSAGPATPNVNITSQSNGTKLVVEQKVPDISPILQLHAKVSHLVWQFQGVYELLIKDLFNETWEVRHGAAMGLRELVKYQAYGAGRIKGRSIEQNDDLNKRTLEDLCVRLITLFAMDRFGDYVSDTVVAPVRENAAQTLAALLLHLPDDIVLKTFAALIQLIKQDFGQSDYKMTCWEARHGGMLGLRYFVSIRTDLLFSHSDLLDATIDMVLFCLHSSGDDDVQSVAASTLIPIASDFVKLKLDMVFNIVNVIWQGLTDLKDDLSASIGSVMDLLAKLCSHKEVLDKMKEYAIENDDLSFKHLIPRLFPFLRHSITNVRKSVLKTLLAFLEIEDVTVKNWIDGKACRLIFQNLLVEQNADVLQLSEKVYYTMIDQISQGALGSIDDIFAEHITPLMTLLMTPIGVARFNYSMNPNCILRPSGQTLSFNDIPLTGFNIEEMKPKQKKRKMSDDQQQALGKLKQNDAGIPETEYDNAVNIDAPMINGDLTLVGIDIVVKTRLAAAAALGRTLAHYNSVKNLEPIFDRLEAYFKDPHSTPRLFACIVLEEYCQSCIDQKKPIEESIKSKFLPTLNEALANPESLPSFREFVPILKGLRTQCLQLFQIFREQARVSSSKIPTLPVLVQGEEDAGPDAFGIELATSIVNDVYNKLLKSLTPVYKMSALQSLEDAKHRVNMAIKEATASKTNRSTGILSSYSSAVLKLSGLPKKLTPLIRSLMESIKAEESLLLQARAASTVSTLVMELNKVGKTGAVDKMVKNLCGFLCVDTSEVPEFVPNKKFTDIILSLRKEEAKTDPAELAAAEREIFLAKIKRRGAKIALDDLIEKYGSEVFHKLPILTNIVFEPLDILSRTEFSDAEGQQAVDSLEILRALLGKMDRSLQLTVVDKLPIILEGIKSKYSVFRYSAAKCFATICATLPSTGFQFFVKHILPLLNNALDLKDRQGAIECVYRLSIVMGSDILPYVVFLLVPVLGRMSDANHDVRLLSTTTFASIIKLIPLEAGIPDPPDMPEELLGGRDKEREFIQQMMDPTKIKPFELPVSIRATLRKYQQEGVNWLAFLNKYHLHGILCDDMGLGKTLQTICIVASDHHLRAEEHKKTHSTETRKLPSLIVCPPSLTGHWEQEFEQYAPLLNVVVYAGSPSLRASIRSQLAEADVVVTSYDVVRNDVEFVSSIDYNYCVLDEGHIIKNANTKLTQSVKRIRAEHRLVLSGTPIQNNVLELWSLFDFLMPGFLGTEKMFQDRFAKPIALSRTNKGPKEQEAGALALEALHKQVLPFMLRRLKEDVLSDLPPKIIQDYYCELSSLQKQLYKDFIKKQKTNVEKDLHASDESQSKQHIFQALQYMRKLCNHAALVLTPKHPQYNDVMKYLKTYDMDIRDIEHSPKLMSLKNLLLECGIGSDGGQKGVIPAENVISQHRALIFCQMKDMLDMVENDLLKKHMPGVTYLRLDGSTEPRKRQDVVRKFNNDPSIDVLLLTTKVGGLGLNLTGADTVIFVEHDWNPMNDLQAMDRAHRLGQKKVVNVYRLITKDTLEEKIMGLQKFKMNIASTIINQQNSGLASMDTNQLLDLFDSDPDADTEMKQREKEKPGPVSDKLGSLDVPNEVGLSGKAGSAVNELAELWDEKQYEEEYNLDSFIKTLK from the coding sequence ATGTCACGTCTCGAGAGGCTTGTGGTGCTCCTTGAAACGGGCTCCACACAATTCATACGAAATACAGCTGCCGATCAGCTCAGTGATTTAGCTAAACAGCATCCAGAAGAGACGTTAAACTTACTATCCAGAGTTTATCCGTTCCTGAAGAGCAAAAAGTGGGAAACGCGAGTGGCTGCTTCGCGCGCGTTCGGCGGGATCATTTCACATGCGCCATTGTGGGACCCAAACGCAGAGGCAGATGTGAaaactgaagaagattacgaggccatcaagaaagaggaggaggaactagatttgcaaaagatGGTGGAGACGACGGAAAATTGCTTCCTGTCATTTGACGAGTGGAACCTCTTGGAAATCTTACAAGCCAAACGGGTCTTGCTGGCCACATCTGGGGCAGAGTTTGTCAACAACGACGCCGAGCCAGCTCCCAAGAAAGTCAAGACAGAATTCACTGCAAAATTAGGAATAGACGAAATCAGTGAGGAGTCAACACCACAGGAAGAACCTCTTGATACTCCCAAAaaagaggagctggatACAATTGAACaagctcctgctgccaagTCTCAGCAGTCCGCAAGAATGCGTGCAATGGCCAAGCGGAAAGCAAAGTTCGCAAAAACAGGCTCGTCGAAAAGTACTCCGGTTGATCTTTCTCAAAGCAGTGTGAGTAGAAGGCTCGCCAAAGATGGGTCTGTCAAAGAGGAATCCGACGATAGTGCTGGACCGGCCACTCCAAACGTGAACATCACCTCGCAATCGAACGGCACCAAACTTGTTGTGGAGCAGAAAGTGCCTGATATCTCACCAATCTTACAACTGCATGCAAAAGTATCTCATCTAGTATGGCAATTCCAAGGTGTCTATGAGCTGCTTATCAAAGATCTATTTAACGAGACGTGGGAGGTCAGACACGGTGCAGCAATGGGGCTCAGAGAGCTAGTGAAATACCAAGCTTATGGTGCAGGCCGTATAAAGGGCCGTTCAATAGAACAAAATGATGATCTCAATAAGCGCACTTTGGAAGACCTCTGTGTTAGACTTATTACTCTCTTCGCGATGGACAGATTTGGAGATTACGTTTCTGATACGGTGGTTGCTCCTGTCAGAGAGAATGCAGCCCAAACTTTGGCAGCTTTATTGCTACACCTGCCTGATGACATTGTTTTGAAGACGTTTGCGGCTCTCATACAATTGATAAAACAAGATTTTGGACAATCAGACTATAAAATGACATGCTGGGAAGCCAGACATGGAGGCATGCTTGGTTTACGATACTTTGTCAGCATCAGAACAGATTTGTTGTTCAGTCATTCAGACCTGCTTGACGCGACGATCGATATGGTTTTGTTCTGTCTTCATAGTAgtggtgatgatgatgtTCAGAGTGTTGCTGCCTCCACGTTGATCCCTATAGCTAGCGACTTTGTTAAGCTCAAACTGGATATGGTATTCAATATTGTGAATGTGATCTGGCAAGGCTTGACCGACCTAAAGGATGATCTAAGTGCATCCATTGGATCAGTGATGGATCTTTTAGCAAAACTTTGTTCACATAAAGAAGTTTTGGATAAAATGAAGGAATACGCAATTGAAAACGATGATCTTAGCTTTAAACATCTTATTCCTCGTCTATTTCCCTTCCTTAGACATTCCATTACCAACGTTAGAAAATCTGTGCTCAAAACACTGCTTGCTTTCCTAGAAATAGAGGATGTCACGGTCAAAAACTGGATAGACGGAAAAGCCTGCAGActcatttttcaaaatttgctTGTCGAACAAAACGCAGATGTGCTACAGCTCTCTGAAAAGGTTTACTACACAATGATCGATCAAATTTCTCAAGGCGCTCTTGGATCAATTGACGACATTTTCGCCGAACACATAACGCCGCTGATGACTCTTCTTATGACCCCTATAGGTGTGGCTCGTTTTAACTACTCCATGAATCCAAATTGTATTCTTAGACCTAGTGGTCAAACCTTATCGTTCAATGACATTCCTCTGACAGGTTTCAATATAGAGGAGATGAAACcaaagcagaaaaagcgTAAAATGTCTGACGATCAGCAGCAAGCTTTAGGAAAGCTGAAACAAAACGATGCGGGCATTCCAGAGACAGAGTACGACAATGCTGTGAATATAGACGCACCAATGATTAACGGTGATTTGACATTGGTTGGAATTGACATCGTTGTCAAAACAAGGCTGGCCGCAGCTGCAGCTCTTGGCCGCACCCTCGCTCACTATAACTCTGTCAAGAATTTAGAGCCTATATTTGACAGATTGGAGGCCTACTTCAAAGATCCACATTCGACTCCTCGCTTGTTCGCCTGCATAGTTTTGGAAGAGTATTGTCAGAGTTGTATTGACCAAAAGAAGCCTATCGAGGAATCAATAAAATCAAAGTTCCTTCCAACGCTCAATGAAGCTTTGGCTAATCCAGAGAGTCTTCCATCTTTCAGGGAGTTTGTCCCTATACTGAAAGGTCTTAGAACCCAATgtctccagcttttccaaattttcAGAGAACAAGCTAGAGTTTCTTCAAGCAAGATCCCAACACTTCCGGTTTTAGTCCAAGGTGAGGAGGATGCCGGCCCAGACGCATTTGGTATTGAGCTGGCGACGTCAATAGTCAATGATGTTTACAACAAGCTACTTAAATCGCTGACCCCCGTCTACAAAATGTCCGCATTACAGTCGCTAGAGGACGCCAAGCACCGTGTCAATATGGCCATTAAGGAGGCTACAGCTTCAAAAACTAATCGTTCCACTGGAATACTGTCTTCTTACTCATCAGCGGTTCTGAAGCTCTCTGGATTGCCCAAGAAACTAACACCCTTGATTCGGTCGTTGATGGAGAGTATCAAAGCTGAGGAATCATTACTCTTACAAGCAAGAGCAGCTTCTACAGTTTCCACATTGGTTATGGAACTCAACAAGGTTGGCAAAACTGGAGCAGTAGACAAAATGGTCAAGAATCTCTGTGGATTTTTGTGTGTGGATACTTCAGAAGTTCCTGAGTTCGTTCCTAACAAGAAATTCACCGATATAATTTTATCCTTgagaaaagaagaagctaAGACCGATCCAGCAGagcttgctgctgccgaaAGAGAGATATTCTtggccaaaatcaagagGCGTGGTGCCAAGATTGCTTTAGACGATTTGATCGAAAAGTATGGCTCAGAAGTCTTCCATAAATTGCCAATTTTGACAAATATTGTTTTTGAGCCGCTGGATATTCTTTCACGTACAGAGTTCAGCGATGCTGAAGGACAGCAGGCTGTCGACTCACTGGAAATTTTGCGTGCGCTTTTGGGGAAAATGGATAGATCTCTGCAATTGACAGTTGTGGACAAGCTTCCTATCATTTTGGAAGGAATCAAATCCAAGTATTCAGTGTTCCGTTATTCCGCTGCCAAATGCTTTGCCACGATATGTGCCACTTTGCCATCGACAGGATTCCAGTTCTTCGTGAAACATATTCTTCCGCTTCTGAACAATGCTCTTGATCTCAAGGACAGACAGGGAGCCATTGAATGTGTGTACAGACTATCGATTGTCATGGGATCTGACATCTTGCCTTATGTTGTCTTCTTGCTTGTCCCTGTGCTGGGCCGGATGAGTGACGCAAACCACGATGTGAGGTTACTCAGCACTACAACTTTTGCTTCAATTATCAAACTGATACCTCTGGAGGCAGGAATTCCTGATCCTCCAGACATGCCAGAGGAGCTGCTTGGTGGAAGAGACAAGGAGCGCGAATTTATACAGCAAATGATGGATCCTACAAAGATCAAACCTTTCGAGCTCCCAGTTTCCATCAGAGCAACATTGCGGAAATACCAGCAAGAGGGAGTCAATTGGCTTGCGTTTTTGAATAAATACCATCTTCATGGTATCCTGTGTGACGATATGGGACTCGGAAAGACTTTACAGACAATTTGCATAGTGGCGAGCGACCATCATCTACGCGCAGAAGAGCATAAAAAGACACACTCTACGGAAACGCGGAAGCTTCCAAGTTTGATCGTGTGCCCTCCATCTCTCACAGGCCATTGGGAACAGGAGTTTGAGCAATACGCTCCATTGTTGAACGTGGTTGTTTATGCGGGTTCGCCTTCGCTAAGAGCCTCCATTCGCTCACAGCTTGCTGAAGCAGATGTCGTGGTGACTTCTTATGATGTTGTTCGTAATGACGTTGAATTTGTGAGCTCCATCGACTACAATTACTGTGTCCTTGATGAGGGAcacatcatcaagaatgCTAACACGAAATTGACGCAGTCGGTGAAACGTATCCGTGCAGAGCATCGGTTGGTACTTTCAGGAACACCAATCCAAAACAATGTGCTTGAGCTGTGGTCGTTATTTGACTTTCTGATGCCAGGATTCCTCGGTACCGAAAAAATGTTCCAGGACAGATTTGCCAAGCCAATTGCTCTTTCGCGAACCAACAAGGGACCTAAGGAACAAGAGGCGGGTGCGCTAGCATTGGAAGCCTTGCATAAACAGGTGCTGCCATTTATGTTGCGACGCTTAAAGGAGGACGTTCTTTCTgatctgcctccaaaaatcaTTCAAGACTATTACTGCGAGCTATCCAGCTTACAAAAGCAACTGTACAAagatttcatcaagaagcAAAAAACAAATGTCGAAAAAGATCTCCATGCCTCCGACGAAAGCCAGAGCAAGCAACACATATTTCAGGCTTTGCAGTACATGCGGAAACTGTGTAACCATGCTGCCCTAGTTCTGACGCCAAAACACCCACAGTACAATGATGTCATGAAGTATCTTAAGACGTACGATATGGATATCAGGGACATTGAACACTCGCCAAAGCTCATGTCGCTAAAGAATCTGCTTCTTGAGTGTGGTATTGGCAGCGACGGCGGTCAAAAGGGCGTaattccagcagaaaatgTGATCTCTCAGCATCGAGCGCTCATTTTCTGCCAAATGAAGGACATGTTGGACATGGTTGAAAACGAtcttttgaagaaacaCATGCCTGGTGTCACGTATCTTCGACTAGACGGGTCCACCGAGCCTCGGAAGCGCCAAGATGTCGTTCGCAAGTTTAACAACGATCCCTCGATTGACGTCCTTCTCTTAACGACTAAGGTTGGAGGTTTGGGTCTCAATTTGACTGGAGCAGACACCGTGATTTTTGTCGAGCATGACTGGAACCCGATGAACGACCTACAAGCTATGGATCGTGCCCACAGGTTGGGACAAAAGAAGGTGGTGAACGTGTACCGGTTGATCACTAAGGACACTTTagaggaaaaaatcatgGGATTACAAAAGTTCAAAATGAACATTGCTTCTACGATTATCAACCAGCAGAACTCCGGACTTGCGTCAATGGACACTAACCAACTGCTAGATCTGTTTGATTCGGATCCAGACGCGGACACAGAGATGAAACAACGggagaaggagaaaccCGGGCCAGTGTCTGATAAGCTCGGCTCTTTGGACGTGCCGAATGAAGTTGGTCTGTCTGGAAAGGCCGGCAGTGCTGTTAATGAGCTTGCCGAACTCTGGGATGAAAAGCAGTACGAAGAGGAGTACAACTTGGACTCGTTCATCAAGACCTTGAAATAG
- a CDS encoding Polyamine oxidase, converts spermine to spermidine, which yields MRVVIVGGGVAGLKAALDLHSQGIEIVLLEARERLGGRILTDRTGLTAYDLGASWAHDTLTNELFDEMVADGDYELYYDDMKPYLVGENFSNDDFHRLKIEQVANEITKFIELREFSSLDIEDQSLQDVVKEYLDKQGKLLTSEQAEYAPQFVRHLELWHGIGWEEMSSKFSLVDNVGRNCLIRSGYDHLIQKMVDKLPKECLKTKQVVTRVEKSRVVVVQTADGNIYSGDYLVCTVPQSLLQLAAPNAGAIEWIPSLPERITGPLRKMGYGKLGKVVLEFESPFWSHLEYDRFLGISSPTTTTEKSVWNHPVLILNMFYISKVPSLVCFIQGRITEHLERNPHLAWEYFQPLLRKLGPLPLAPTNVIATSWTIDPFARGSYAACRPGDDPTDVIINLERGFGNVRFAGEHTILDGAGAVHGAWMSGKREAKYILKNL from the coding sequence ATGCGTGTGGTTATTGTAGGTGGGGGCGTAGCGGGCCTCAAGGCCGCATTGGACTTGCACTCTCAAGGCATCGAGATTGTGCTTTTGGAGGCCCGTGAACGTTTGGGAGGCCGGATTCTGACAGATCGGACAGGATTGACGGCTTACGATCTGGGAGCTTCGTGGGCCCACGACACTTTGACgaacgagctgtttgacgagatgGTAGCAGACGGTGACTACGAGTTGTACTATGATGATATGAAGCCTTATCTGGTTGGAGAAAATTTCTCCAATGATGACTTCCACAGGCTGAAAATCGAGCAGGTTGCAAACGAGATTACAAAATTCATTGAGCTCAGAGAATTCAGCAGTCTTGACATTGAGGATCAAAGTTTGCAAGATGTGGTGAAGGAGTACCTTGACAAGCAGGGGAAGCTTTTGACGTCTGAGCAAGCTGAATATGCTCCCCAATTTGTTCGACACCTGGAACTATGGCATGGTATAGGATGGGAGGAGATGAGCTCCAAATTTTCCCTGGTTGACAATGTTGGACGCAACTGTCTGATTAGGTCAGGATATGATCATTTGATTCAAAAGATGGTGGATAAGCTCCCGAAAGAGTGCCTGAAAACCAAACAGGTGGTAACTCGGGTCGAAAAATCAagagtcgtcgtcgtacaAACAGCTGACGGAAATATTTATAGCGGAGACTATTTGGTCTGTACTGTTCCACAGAGTCTCCTGCAGCTAGCCGCTCCCAATGCCGGCGCCATTGAGTGGATACCGTCATTACCCGAAAGGATTACAGGGCCGCTTAGGAAAATGGGCTACGGAAAGCTGGGGAAGGTGGTTCTAGAGTTTGAATCTCCCTTCTGGTCGCACCTGGAGTATGATCGCTTTCTCGGCATTTCCAGCCCCACCACTACAACGGAGAAAAGTGTATGGAACCATCCTGTTCTTATTCTCAATATGTTCTACATTAGCAAGGTGCCATCTCTGGTGTGCTTCATCCAAGGAAGAATAACCGAACATCTAGAACGCAACCCGCACCTTGCGTGGGAATATTTCCAGCCACTTTTGCGAAAGCTCGGTCCCCTGCCTTTGGCCCCCACTAACGTGATTgccacaagctggaccaTAGACCCGTTCGCTCGGGGATCTTACGCCGCGTGTCGTCCTGGAGACGATCCAACAGACGTAATTATAAACCTCGAAAGAGGGTTCGGAAACGTGAGGTTTGCAGGAGAGCATACAATACTAGATGGCGCAGGAGCCGTGCATGGAGCTTGGATGAGCGGAAAACGTGAAGCAAAATATATACTAAAAAATCTATGA